CTCGTTTCGAGAGCGCCCTTAGCAATATCATCGGCGCACCCCATGTGGTTGCCACCACTTCGGCGACCACTGCCCTGCACCTGTCCTTGGTCGCCCTGGGCATCGGACCGGGTGACGAAGTGTTGGTGTCGGATTTTTCGTTTCCTGCCAGCGCAAATGCCATCGTCCAATGCGGTGCCGTCCCTGTTTTTGTCGATTGTCGCCAGGATGGGTTCGATTTGGACCTCGTCGATGCGGGAAAGCGGGTGTCGGCTCGGACCCGGGCGATTATGCCGGTCCATCCGTTCGGGATGCCTGCGGACATTGTTGCTATTAGTCAGCTTGCTAGCAAGCATGGTTTACTAATTATCGAGGATGCGGCATGCGCGCTAGGGGCCAGCCGGGAAGGTATTTCCTGCGGAAACGGCGGTAACACTGGTTGCTTCAGCTTCCATCCTCGTAAGTTGGTTACCACCGGGGAAGGGGGGGCAATTGCCACCACCGATGAAGAACTCTCGGCTCGGCTTCGCCTCCTGCGAAGCCACGGCGCGAAGCCCTCTGTCGTTGGGCAGGAGTTTCTGGAAAACGGCTTTAATTACCGTCTGAGCGAGATCTCGGCATCGCTTGGCCTTGCCCAATTGCATCGCTTTGCCCCTATGATCGATGACCGCCGCAG
Above is a genomic segment from Rhodospirillaceae bacterium containing:
- a CDS encoding DegT/DnrJ/EryC1/StrS family aminotransferase, encoding MIQITRPDLTFDEVADDLRQILASGRLTDGPVLARFESALSNIIGAPHVVATTSATTALHLSLVALGIGPGDEVLVSDFSFPASANAIVQCGAVPVFVDCRQDGFDLDLVDAGKRVSARTRAIMPVHPFGMPADIVAISQLASKHGLLIIEDAACALGASREGISCGNGGNTGCFSFHPRKLVTTGEGGAIATTDEELSARLRLLRSHGAKPSVVGQEFLENGFNYRLSEISASLGLAQLHRFAPMIDDRRRTAQAYQNALSNFEDILMPQFGSPGFGTFQSFVVLLGDHVDRNHVVKEMRARKVETTLGTYAQHSQPAFARFGCLPGDLPHSLRAQRQSLTLPLLPHMGMEPVHYVVDALVASIHASYRNPSDETV